Proteins co-encoded in one Methylomonas albis genomic window:
- a CDS encoding Mu transposase C-terminal domain-containing protein has protein sequence MLVELCVEGAIVEFINGQPCDRAIVRQVGKNEMVLANIANGATSKLHRDGLNSIYESGGLKFLAESRDLGDLKFFDLTEREQRETNRKYQYVKWLQEKGVSKITEKSAGSIIREVAQELGEQAPHWQSVRGWHKNFIDAGRKMRGLYPKHRNKGSREPKIDARVLAIIRKEAKRYFKLSQPTMASIVRNVEDKITAHNIDNPDDTLKIPTYLTVQNRVMEGLYQNKQKARQGTRAFLAELANAKSGIETIRILERVEIDHTLLDIHVLHDDHKTLLGRPNITVLIDHYSHMVLGFQLSFEKPSFASVCMACMNAFLPKESFLKNLGCDSSWSAHGIPVLLVTDNANEFWGNSFIAVADEIGSIFQYCPIRKGNYKSRIERFFGIVNSLVLDDLPGVVRKPGKSGEGYDARQEAKMTFSEFKYYFVTWLTEIYNNLPIEELDMTPNELWKASEEDFPVPLEDEMELTPILMATDTRELSKGGVRIFGMDYNSSILKDLYRRDGPVTVTIKYSPFDIGYILILDVINKVYLKVDCDDYAYASGLSVFEHNKIKEEARRIRKSKLENLDLKRAKVKLSKERDELHSRNSRRKTQVTTSNAARSEKVGISDVKLIVDNSKRVIQMEHDSEEKELNLDGWSVD, from the coding sequence ATGTTGGTTGAATTATGTGTCGAAGGAGCCATTGTTGAATTCATCAATGGTCAACCCTGTGATAGAGCCATTGTTAGGCAAGTCGGAAAAAATGAAATGGTGCTGGCGAATATAGCAAACGGCGCGACATCTAAACTGCATAGAGACGGCCTCAACAGCATTTACGAATCTGGGGGCCTGAAGTTTCTTGCAGAGTCTCGTGACCTTGGTGACTTGAAGTTTTTTGATCTAACTGAACGGGAGCAACGTGAGACTAATCGGAAATATCAGTATGTCAAATGGTTGCAGGAAAAGGGCGTAAGCAAGATTACTGAAAAAAGCGCTGGATCAATAATACGGGAAGTAGCCCAGGAATTAGGTGAGCAGGCTCCTCATTGGCAATCCGTCAGAGGCTGGCATAAAAACTTCATTGATGCTGGCAGAAAAATGCGAGGGTTGTATCCAAAGCATCGTAATAAAGGCTCTCGGGAGCCAAAAATTGATGCAAGGGTCTTGGCAATAATTCGAAAAGAAGCAAAGCGTTATTTTAAGCTTAGTCAGCCTACTATGGCGTCAATTGTGCGGAATGTAGAAGATAAAATTACCGCACATAACATAGATAATCCAGACGATACACTCAAGATACCAACTTACCTGACAGTGCAAAACCGCGTTATGGAGGGGCTGTATCAGAATAAGCAGAAAGCGAGGCAAGGCACTAGAGCTTTCTTGGCGGAACTTGCAAACGCTAAAAGTGGAATAGAGACAATAAGGATTTTGGAAAGAGTTGAAATAGACCATACATTATTGGATATACATGTACTACATGATGATCATAAAACCCTATTGGGTAGGCCGAACATCACTGTTTTGATTGATCATTATTCACATATGGTGCTTGGTTTTCAGCTTTCGTTTGAGAAGCCTTCATTTGCGTCAGTATGCATGGCCTGTATGAATGCTTTTCTGCCAAAGGAATCCTTTTTAAAAAACCTTGGTTGTGATTCAAGTTGGTCAGCACATGGTATTCCGGTGTTGTTGGTCACAGACAACGCCAATGAGTTTTGGGGGAATAGTTTTATTGCTGTTGCTGACGAAATCGGTTCAATTTTTCAGTATTGTCCGATTCGAAAGGGGAATTATAAAAGCCGCATCGAACGATTCTTTGGGATCGTAAATTCTTTGGTACTTGATGATCTGCCCGGCGTCGTCCGAAAACCCGGAAAAAGTGGAGAAGGTTATGATGCGCGGCAAGAAGCCAAAATGACTTTCTCGGAGTTTAAGTATTATTTTGTTACTTGGCTGACGGAAATCTATAATAATTTGCCAATTGAGGAGTTAGATATGACTCCAAATGAGCTTTGGAAAGCGTCAGAGGAAGATTTCCCAGTACCATTAGAAGATGAAATGGAGCTGACCCCAATTCTAATGGCGACAGACACACGAGAGCTAAGTAAAGGTGGGGTTCGAATTTTTGGGATGGATTACAATTCATCGATTCTCAAAGATTTGTATCGACGAGATGGCCCAGTAACGGTAACTATTAAATATAGCCCATTTGATATTGGCTATATTTTGATTTTGGATGTGATAAATAAAGTCTACTTAAAGGTGGATTGCGATGATTATGCCTATGCATCGGGTTTGTCAGTTTTTGAACATAACAAAATTAAAGAAGAGGCAAGGAGAATAAGAAAGTCGAAATTAGAAAATCTGGACTTGAAAAGAGCTAAAGTAAAATTATCTAAGGAGCGTGATGAGCTTCATTCAAGAAATTCCAGAAGAAAAACTCAGGTAACAACTTCAAATGCTGCGAGATCAGAAAAAGTAGGTATAAGCGATGTCAAACTGATTGTCGATAATTCGAAGCGAGTAATTCAAATGGAGCATGATTCAGAAGAGAAAGAACTGAATTTAGACGGTTGGAGTGTGGACTAG
- a CDS encoding type II toxin-antitoxin system RelE/ParE family toxin produces the protein MKLVWTEPARQDLREMLTFIAEENPNAARRLLAEIKERAVLLQDNPQLGRAGRVD, from the coding sequence GTGAAACTCGTTTGGACCGAACCCGCCCGACAGGACTTACGCGAGATGTTGACATTCATCGCCGAAGAAAATCCCAATGCAGCCCGCAGACTATTAGCTGAAATCAAAGAACGCGCCGTCTTGCTGCAAGACAACCCGCAACTAGGCCGCGCTGGCCGCGTCGATTGA
- a CDS encoding VPLPA-CTERM sorting domain-containing protein — protein MQFSKLQKPQKQSILDQHSSRFNKFIPLAAISLLAFASQASASVVYSANSNTQVRKVQNGIFVIAEQYEDPKSTNDGSAVTTSSSSSQGRSSANITNGTLKVFAQAANAGPQNQPASANGNASIKDNVTIHSLQIIDGSQGLARGHIYIDLPLSGNTAAATSHLGNADASAIAALNLLGPNGSVTLFNYTEQSSLFANFTDVYTNTSLAGAKGHYTVDIPITLGQAFTLEMRAVASVISRDINSNGVADLANSFYWGGIESIKVGSQNITDFNALGSSGVDWKASYAPVPLPTSALFLLTGLVGLTRMVIRKNPSRSN, from the coding sequence ATGCAATTTAGCAAATTACAAAAACCGCAAAAGCAATCCATTTTAGATCAACATTCTAGTAGATTTAACAAATTCATACCCTTAGCTGCGATTTCTTTGTTGGCATTTGCTAGCCAAGCATCGGCGAGCGTTGTTTATAGTGCAAATAGCAACACCCAAGTTCGCAAAGTACAAAACGGTATTTTTGTCATAGCCGAACAATATGAAGACCCTAAATCCACTAACGATGGTTCCGCCGTCACTACGTCATCGTCTAGTTCACAAGGACGTTCGAGTGCTAACATTACGAACGGGACACTCAAAGTCTTCGCTCAAGCTGCTAACGCTGGCCCGCAAAATCAACCCGCTTCTGCCAATGGCAATGCGAGCATCAAAGACAACGTAACAATTCATTCGCTGCAAATTATCGATGGTAGCCAAGGCTTAGCTAGAGGGCATATCTACATTGATCTTCCACTAAGTGGTAATACCGCTGCTGCTACCAGTCATTTAGGAAATGCCGATGCATCAGCGATCGCGGCGTTGAATTTACTGGGGCCAAACGGATCAGTAACTTTGTTTAATTACACTGAGCAAAGCTCCCTTTTTGCCAACTTTACAGATGTCTACACCAATACGAGTCTTGCGGGCGCCAAAGGACATTACACCGTGGACATCCCTATAACCTTAGGCCAAGCCTTCACCCTTGAGATGAGAGCGGTTGCTAGTGTGATTAGTCGTGACATTAACAGCAACGGTGTAGCTGATCTGGCAAACTCATTTTACTGGGGCGGCATTGAGTCCATCAAAGTTGGAAGCCAAAACATCACCGATTTCAATGCGCTCGGTAGTAGCGGAGTAGACTGGAAAGCGAGTTACGCTCCAGTCCCATTACCAACCAGCGCCTTGTTTTTATTAACTGGATTAGTTGGGTTGACCCGAATGGTGATCAGGAAAAACCCTAGTAGGTCCAATTAG
- a CDS encoding winged helix-turn-helix domain-containing protein — MTEALLLFFILTMVYFMTKKPKTTPEKPLSTKAKAEQPAASVASKTTAKKTSTAQKTPNQTSDVEANAKAEHTPTVKATKKLTETPTAAITPTAETEQPKTTKTTAKKSSPAKKAPKKPETAVPEPVAATSEISASERTGLTAGSIWHYLSENGATSVTKLIKELPEEEKVIQRGIGWLGQEGKITLSIVDRAEMIALKE, encoded by the coding sequence ATGACTGAAGCGTTACTACTCTTTTTCATCCTGACTATGGTGTATTTCATGACGAAGAAACCTAAAACCACCCCCGAAAAGCCCCTATCTACAAAGGCCAAAGCGGAACAACCTGCAGCGTCGGTAGCTAGTAAAACTACCGCTAAAAAAACCAGCACCGCGCAGAAAACCCCGAATCAGACCTCGGATGTCGAAGCCAACGCTAAGGCTGAACACACACCTACAGTCAAAGCGACTAAAAAACTAACTGAAACGCCTACAGCAGCTATAACTCCCACTGCCGAAACCGAACAGCCTAAAACTACCAAAACCACCGCTAAAAAATCCAGTCCAGCAAAGAAAGCGCCGAAAAAGCCTGAAACCGCAGTCCCGGAACCCGTAGCGGCAACGTCGGAAATATCGGCAAGTGAACGGACCGGTTTAACCGCAGGCAGCATTTGGCATTACTTATCCGAGAACGGTGCTACCTCGGTTACAAAACTGATTAAAGAACTGCCGGAAGAAGAAAAAGTCATCCAGCGAGGTATTGGCTGGTTGGGCCAGGAAGGCAAAATCACACTGAGCATCGTAGACCGGGCCGAGATGATAGCGCTGAAAGAATAG
- a CDS encoding AAA family ATPase → MSNIIELFDSLRFKKINFGVASCLLLIGESGSGKSELAKYYVKNNPVFEQAERTQIPVLHFEFKSISTPEEFLRALLVTVGDPQQGLGARNKGELYDRLPSGRSGLTPRKKPLSPGRSCVQPNVKKAINLFRQYVKLCIMITNEPPLTGAATMATEAFTVRAESDIVHQLDFIAGALDRSRNYLVNQALREYLKTHAWQVEKITQGIAAADRGELIDHDDVMREMEEQIEQKAKGRA, encoded by the coding sequence TTGTCGAACATAATCGAGCTGTTTGATTCGTTGCGATTTAAAAAGATAAATTTCGGCGTGGCTTCTTGTTTGTTGCTCATAGGGGAGTCTGGGAGCGGTAAGAGTGAGCTTGCTAAGTATTATGTGAAAAACAATCCTGTTTTTGAGCAGGCTGAGCGTACTCAAATCCCCGTGCTTCATTTCGAATTTAAATCAATCTCTACGCCAGAAGAGTTTCTAAGGGCTTTGCTTGTTACTGTGGGTGATCCCCAGCAGGGTTTAGGCGCACGAAATAAAGGCGAGCTTTATGATCGCCTACCGTCAGGAAGGAGTGGTTTGACACCCAGGAAGAAGCCATTGTCGCCGGGAAGAAGTTGTGTACAGCCAAATGTAAAAAAGGCTATCAATCTATTCCGACAATACGTTAAGTTATGCATTATGATTACAAATGAACCACCATTAACCGGAGCGGCAACCATGGCAACCGAAGCATTTACCGTTAGGGCTGAATCAGACATCGTGCATCAACTCGATTTTATTGCCGGGGCATTAGATCGATCACGCAATTACCTAGTGAATCAAGCTTTACGGGAATACTTGAAAACCCATGCCTGGCAGGTCGAGAAAATCACCCAAGGTATAGCGGCCGCCGACCGTGGTGAACTGATCGATCATGACGATGTTATGCGTGAAATGGAAGAACAGATCGAACAAAAGGCCAAGGGTAGGGCGTGA